The nucleotide window GCGAATAGACTGAAAAATAAAAGTAAAAGAGATAAAAGTGATTTCATATTTTAGGTTATTAGTTGAATATTATTCTTTAATCTTCGACTTAAACTTCTTTTGATAACCTTCCCATTCTCGTCTGGATTTGATGGTTTTGTAATCGTTGGACGCAATCATCGAGAAATAAGGTTCCACTTCTTTCGCTTTCAGAAATCCGGAAAGACTTGTGATAGGGTCGGTTTTTTCATCAAGGAAAACCATTGTCGGAATCATATTGATGTTCATATATTTGGAAAACTGGTGAAGCGTGGATTTGCCTTTTTTGCCTTTGTATTCGGGGTTTGTAAACTTATGACCAAGAAAATTGACGGTGGAATTTCCATCGCTTTCAAACTTCACGGCGTAGAAATTTTCATTGATGATTTTTGCAATCTCGGGATGATTGTAGGTTTTGCTTTCCATCTCTTTGCACGGTTCGCACCAATCTGCGTAGAAATCAATCAATATTTTTTTCGGTGCCTTTTTCTGAGCTTCCAACGCTTGGGAAATTGTCATCCATTGGACTTGCGCCATTCCAGAAGTTGGAATCAGGAAGAGAATCATTAAAATTAATATTTTTTTCATCTGTGTTTGGATTGTTGAAAAGGACTTTGGTTAAATCATTATCTCACTTCTTGCATTAGTTTTTTCACGAGTGGAGATATCAAAATTAGCACAACGCCCGCAATTAAGGCGTATAAACCCAATTGTTTGTATCCATCGGTGTAAGTGATGAGGGCGTCGTAATTGTTGGCGCCGGTTTTCACTTTTGCCATTCCCGCACCGATTTGTCCAGCCACGTATTGCCCGTAAGCAGAAGCCAAAAACCACATTCCCATCATCATTCCTTGCAGTTTTTCGGTGGAAAGTTTTGTCATAATTGATAATCCGATGGGAGAGAGGCACATTTCGCCCAATGTAATCACAAAAAGTGCAAGGGTAAAAATATTTAATGTCGTAACTCCTTGCATATTGGCGAAAAATCTGGTCGAGAAAATCACGTAATATCCTAATCCAAGAAAGATAAAGCCTAATCCAAATTTGATAATTGTATTTGGCTCGAATTTTATTTTGTTCAACCAAATCCAAATCGTTCCTATTGGAACAGCCACTAATAAAATGAAGAATGCACCACCGGAATTGTTCACGCCGTTCGGGTCTAATCCTAGCAAATCTTTGTTCAGATTATTCGCTGCGAAAATACTTAATGAACCTCCAGATTGCTCATAAATTCCCCAGAAAACGATTGAGAAAATGATGAACACCAAGGCTGCCCAAAGTTTGTTTCTTTCGGATGAGCTTACTTTTGTCATTTCATAAAACAGATAAATCAGCGTCAAAGGGCCGACTGTCCACATAAAATAATCTGTGTATTCCGGAACAGAGACCATTATCATAATTAATGGAACGAAGACGAGAGATAAAATATAAACGCTGTACTCATTCCATTTTGCTAAGGCTGAGAAAGTGCCGTCCGCATTTAATCTTTGAGGTTGAAGTCCGATTGGACCCAATTGTCTTTGAGTGAAAATAAAATTAACCAAACTAATCACCATCACGATGGCTGCCAAACCGAAAGCCACATTCCATCTTTTGTGCTCTGGAATCAAGCGTGATAACATTTCACCCTTTCCAATCGCAATACAAAGATAACCGCCTAAAAGCGCTCCCAGATTGATTCCTGCATAGAAAAGTGAAAAACCCGCATCGGTTCTGGAATCTCCAGATTTGTAAAGTTTTCCAACCATTGTGGAAATATTCGGTTTGAAGAAACCTGTTCCTACAACAGTAAATGAAATTCCGAGGAAGAAATAATCGTGTGGATTAGTCGCCAAAATTAAACTTCCGACAATCATCAACAATCCTCCCCAAAATAGAGACTTCCTAAATCCCAAAATCTTATCCGCAAAAAGTCCACCCACAAACGTGAAGGCATAAACGAAAGCCTGTGTTGCACCATATTGTAAATTCGCTTGCTCATCATCAAATTTTAATTGAGAAATCATAAAGAAAACCAACATTCCACGCATTCCGTAGAAGCAGAAACGTTCCCACATTTCGGAGAAAAAAAGCGACCAGATTTGTTTTGGATATTTTCCTTTGAAATCCTGTATTTGTTCGAGAGTGAGGTTCATAAATGATAAATGATAAATGATTCGATTCGCAACTCATTGCGTCACGAATTAATTTTATTAAAAGTTTCCTACTCAATTGTTGACGCAATGTGTCAACAATTGAATTTTGCCATACGAATTTAACAAAAAACCACCGAATATTCGGTGGTTTTGTATAAGGTTATGAAATTTAATTATTAGTTGACGCCGTGCATCATTTTCTTCAAAATTGGAGAAATTAAAGCTAAGATAGCACCCGCAATTCCACAAAGGATTACAAATACCATAAAGAACTCAAACAAATTATGGATTTCAAATCCTACAAATGATGGATTTGCCATTGGTAACTGTTCTTTTGTAAAAGTTGCGACCTGTTCGGCAGTTAGAGTTACTTTCTTGTCCAAAACATCCTGCAGGTTGATTCCAAGCTCTTTCGCTTTGGTGAATTTGTCTCCAGTTGCTGGTAAGATGGCACCCAAAGTTCCCGATAATGCATAACCTGCAGCATTCGCGATGAAGAAAACACCATATAATAAAGATGCGAATCTTTTTGGAGCCAATTTACCGACCAAAGATAGTCCAATTGGTGACAAACAAAGTTCTCCCATTGTCTGGATTAGATAAAGTAAAATCAACCATTTAACAGCCAACAAGCCGTTGCTTCCCAAATCTTTTACATTGTAGGCAATGATGAAATAACTTAAAGCAATCAGTCCAAGGCCAATGGCTTGTTTCAATGGGGAAACCGGTTCTTTTTTAGCGGCTCTTAGCTTGTCCCAAAGCATACTGAACGGAACTGCCAAAAGAACAATGAATAATCCATTGAAAATCTGAACCATTGATGGTGGCATATTCCAGCCAAAGATATTTCTGTCCGTTTGGTTATCTGCAATGAATGTCAAAGATGAACCTGCCTGCTCAAAAGCTGCCCAGAAGAAAATGATGAAAAAGGAAACGATATATATTACCCAGATTCTATCTCTCTCCACTTTGTTTTCCGCAGAAGACATAATCAAAAATGCCAAAGCAATTCCCATAGAATAGATGAATGGATAAATAACGGCTTTCACAAATTCTCCCATCCCAACGGAACTAAAACCAATCTTATCTACAAATAGATATTGGAATCCAAAGAATGCTGCCACAAAGATAGCTACAGCAAAACCAATAGATTTCCCTGAGAAATTAGCAGTTTGTGCTTCTCCTTCTTCGAAATCTTCAGCCGTATTGTTTTTTGGTAAACCACCGATAGGTCTTCCTTCCGGCGTTACAACATATTTATTTTTAAGGATAATGAAAGTCACTGTTCCAATTGTCATCGCAATAGAAGCTGCCAAGAATCCCCATTTGAAAGCGTGGATGTCACGTACGCCAGCAGAATCTTTAACATCTCCTATGAATGGGCAGATGAACTGACCAAGAAATGCACCCAAATTGATTCCCATATAGAAAATCGTAAATGCTGAATCTAACTTTGATTTTTCCTGTTTTGGATATAGACTTCCAACCATCGAAGAGATATTCGGTTTGAAAAATCCGTTTCCGAAGATAATCACGCCCAGCGCAATCCACATCAACATCTGTGCTGAGCCTAGGTCTGCTCCAAATGTAGAAGCACTCATAAACATCAGGAACTGCCCGATGGCCATCAAAGCGCCACCGACGATGATACAATATCTATTTCCTAAAAATCGGTCCGCAATGAAACCTCCCAACATTGGTGTCAAATAACAAAGCGCTAGAAATCCACCATAGATGATGGTAACGTCGCCTTCCTTCATCAATAGGGAGTTTACCATAAAGAGCGTCAATAGTGCTCTCATTCCATAAAAGTTAAAACGCTCCCACATCTCGGTTCCGAATAGAACCCATAGACCTTTAGGATGTCTAGAATTAGTCTGTATTGTATCCATTTTTAAATTGTTAAATTTTCTTAAAGGTAACAAATATAGTTTTTTTTCATAAACGGGAAAGCTAAATTGCGACGATTAACACAATTGCACCCGATAATCTTAAAATTATGGAAGTCAGAAAATCAAATCCCGAAGACATCAACCAAATAATGAACTGCATCGACACCGCCAGACAGCTGATGCGGGAAAGTGGAAACCTAATCCAATGGACCAATGGTTATCCTTCCAAGGAATTGATGTTGGATAGTATTGATAATGGATCTAATTTTTTGATTATCGAAAATGATGACATCGTTGCGACTTTCGATTTCATTATCGGTGATGACCCAAATTATGCAATAATAGAAGACGGAACTTGGCTGAATGACGAAAAGTACGGCGTCATCCACAGATTGGCATCCAATGGAAGAGCAAAAGGCGTCGCGAGATTCTGCTTCGAATGGTGTTTTTCCCAATTCCCAAACATCAGAATCGATACGCACGAAACCAACATTCCAATGCAAAAAGTCTTGGAAAAACTCGGTTACGAAAAGTGCGGAATCATCTATGTTACGGATGGAACACCGAGGTTGGCGTTTCAGAAAATTTAGACTAATAATAATTTGGGCAGCTATTTCCGCCTTCCACTCCCGCTATTTTTTGCCATCGCTTTTTTTTCAGCCGCAAAAAAAAATGAGCTCCGTTCAAGTCGGGCTGCGACAATTCGGTGTTTAAATATTAATCAACTCCATTTTCCTTCATCACTTTATTCAGAAACTTCAACATAAAAATTCCTAAGATAAAAGCGAAAATCAGCAAGGCAAAGTTCACAAGGAAGTAATATTCCTTATTTTCATAATTGTACCAAGTGCTGGCAAGAATTCCGGAAAGCTTGTTCCCGACTGAGTTGGCGAGGAAAAATCCACCCATCATCAAGGCTGTCAATCTCGCTGGCGACAATTTTGAAACGACGGATAATCCCATTGGCGAAAGACAAAGCTCACCAATCGTCACAACGCCATAACTGGCAACCAGCCAAAGTGGAGACACTTTCACAGCGCCATTTTGTCCGGCAAACACAGCGCCCACCATCACAAGACAGGACAAAGCGGTGATGAAAAGACCAATCATAATTTTCGTTGGCGTCGTAGGTTCTTTTCCACGCTTTCGGAATATTGCCCAGAATCCGACAATCACCGGCGTCAGGATAATTACCCAAAACGGATTCACAGATTGGAAAAGTTCTGTATTGAAAAGGTAAACTTCCTGCTTAGGATTTGTGGCTAGCTGAGCGCGTTCTTCTGGATTGATATTTTTGAAATAAACATCTTTTCCGGAAACTTTCATCGTCTCACCAGCCTCATTTTTTTGCGAACGGAATTGGTCGTCGTAAACGGCAACTTCTTTGTCTTCAAAGGATTTTCCGGTTGTTCCATCTTTTCCGTCAAGCATATAAATGCCACGCATCGGTTCCACCAATTTCTCAGGAATACTTCGGTCTGTGTAGTAATTGGCCCAACGTGTCAGGGCTGTTCCGTTCTGTTTGAAAATCGCCCAGAAAAACATACAAACCAAGAATATCATCAGCAACGCGCCAATCGACCTTTTTTCGTCCTGATGCGCTTTGAAGTAAAGTGAAACGTAAAAATAAATTACAGGAACACACGCAAAAATAAACGCATCCGTACTGTCACTTCCAAAAATATTCCCTGGAACAATCCAACCAATGGCGCCCACAATCAACGCTGGTAAAAATACTTTCAACAGAACGTCGGAAATCTTGCTGTCGCCTTCTTTCGCCGCTTTCATTTCACAAGCGTGACGGATATGTTTCAACCCAAAACTGAAAATCACCAAGCCAATCAACATTCCAACACCAGCCGCGATGAATGCCTCACCCCAGCCAAATCTATTCCGCATATAAGCGGCAATAATGTTGCAGATGAATGCACCAATATTGATTCCCATATAGAAAATATTGTAGCCTGTATCTTTGTTCTTTTTATAAGGTTCTTCCGAGTAGAGATTCCCCAGGATTGTGGAAATCGTAGGTTTGAAAAAACCATTTCCGATGATAATTAATCCTAATGAACCATAGAATAATGGCAACTCTTTGAATAGTCCCAATCCAATATATCCAGCGGCCATCAAAATCCCGCCGAGGTAAATCGATTTGATGTAGCCAAAAAGTCTTTCCGCCAAAAATCCACCAAGAAAAGGTGTCAAATAAGTCAAGGCAATATAGGTTCCGAAAACATCATCCGCCATTTTATCTGGCAATCCAAGTCCGCCTTTGTCGCCGTTCGGTTCTATGACATAAAGGACAAAAATTCCCAAAATCAAATAATAACCAAAACGTTCCCACATTTCTGTGAAAAATAGATAGGGTAGGCCTTTAGGATGTTTTTTCATAGTTTTATTTTCTTGCGTCGTAAA belongs to Chryseobacterium sp. KACC 21268 and includes:
- a CDS encoding thioredoxin family protein, coding for MKKILILMILFLIPTSGMAQVQWMTISQALEAQKKAPKKILIDFYADWCEPCKEMESKTYNHPEIAKIINENFYAVKFESDGNSTVNFLGHKFTNPEYKGKKGKSTLHQFSKYMNINMIPTMVFLDEKTDPITSLSGFLKAKEVEPYFSMIASNDYKTIKSRREWEGYQKKFKSKIKE
- a CDS encoding peptide MFS transporter — its product is MNLTLEQIQDFKGKYPKQIWSLFFSEMWERFCFYGMRGMLVFFMISQLKFDDEQANLQYGATQAFVYAFTFVGGLFADKILGFRKSLFWGGLLMIVGSLILATNPHDYFFLGISFTVVGTGFFKPNISTMVGKLYKSGDSRTDAGFSLFYAGINLGALLGGYLCIAIGKGEMLSRLIPEHKRWNVAFGLAAIVMVISLVNFIFTQRQLGPIGLQPQRLNADGTFSALAKWNEYSVYILSLVFVPLIMIMVSVPEYTDYFMWTVGPLTLIYLFYEMTKVSSSERNKLWAALVFIIFSIVFWGIYEQSGGSLSIFAANNLNKDLLGLDPNGVNNSGGAFFILLVAVPIGTIWIWLNKIKFEPNTIIKFGLGFIFLGLGYYVIFSTRFFANMQGVTTLNIFTLALFVITLGEMCLSPIGLSIMTKLSTEKLQGMMMGMWFLASAYGQYVAGQIGAGMAKVKTGANNYDALITYTDGYKQLGLYALIAGVVLILISPLVKKLMQEVR
- a CDS encoding peptide MFS transporter, encoding MDTIQTNSRHPKGLWVLFGTEMWERFNFYGMRALLTLFMVNSLLMKEGDVTIIYGGFLALCYLTPMLGGFIADRFLGNRYCIIVGGALMAIGQFLMFMSASTFGADLGSAQMLMWIALGVIIFGNGFFKPNISSMVGSLYPKQEKSKLDSAFTIFYMGINLGAFLGQFICPFIGDVKDSAGVRDIHAFKWGFLAASIAMTIGTVTFIILKNKYVVTPEGRPIGGLPKNNTAEDFEEGEAQTANFSGKSIGFAVAIFVAAFFGFQYLFVDKIGFSSVGMGEFVKAVIYPFIYSMGIALAFLIMSSAENKVERDRIWVIYIVSFFIIFFWAAFEQAGSSLTFIADNQTDRNIFGWNMPPSMVQIFNGLFIVLLAVPFSMLWDKLRAAKKEPVSPLKQAIGLGLIALSYFIIAYNVKDLGSNGLLAVKWLILLYLIQTMGELCLSPIGLSLVGKLAPKRFASLLYGVFFIANAAGYALSGTLGAILPATGDKFTKAKELGINLQDVLDKKVTLTAEQVATFTKEQLPMANPSFVGFEIHNLFEFFMVFVILCGIAGAILALISPILKKMMHGVN
- a CDS encoding GNAT family N-acetyltransferase, whose amino-acid sequence is MEVRKSNPEDINQIMNCIDTARQLMRESGNLIQWTNGYPSKELMLDSIDNGSNFLIIENDDIVATFDFIIGDDPNYAIIEDGTWLNDEKYGVIHRLASNGRAKGVARFCFEWCFSQFPNIRIDTHETNIPMQKVLEKLGYEKCGIIYVTDGTPRLAFQKI
- a CDS encoding peptide MFS transporter; the protein is MKKHPKGLPYLFFTEMWERFGYYLILGIFVLYVIEPNGDKGGLGLPDKMADDVFGTYIALTYLTPFLGGFLAERLFGYIKSIYLGGILMAAGYIGLGLFKELPLFYGSLGLIIIGNGFFKPTISTILGNLYSEEPYKKNKDTGYNIFYMGINIGAFICNIIAAYMRNRFGWGEAFIAAGVGMLIGLVIFSFGLKHIRHACEMKAAKEGDSKISDVLLKVFLPALIVGAIGWIVPGNIFGSDSTDAFIFACVPVIYFYVSLYFKAHQDEKRSIGALLMIFLVCMFFWAIFKQNGTALTRWANYYTDRSIPEKLVEPMRGIYMLDGKDGTTGKSFEDKEVAVYDDQFRSQKNEAGETMKVSGKDVYFKNINPEERAQLATNPKQEVYLFNTELFQSVNPFWVIILTPVIVGFWAIFRKRGKEPTTPTKIMIGLFITALSCLVMVGAVFAGQNGAVKVSPLWLVASYGVVTIGELCLSPMGLSVVSKLSPARLTALMMGGFFLANSVGNKLSGILASTWYNYENKEYYFLVNFALLIFAFILGIFMLKFLNKVMKENGVD